The Mycoplasmoides genitalium G37 genomic sequence ATCCCTTTCTTTACGCCACGAAAGATAACAGCTGGAGTTTGTTCTTTAGGGTTTGGAAGTACAATGTCACAGTTTAACAGCTTTGCTCACTGATTAAGTTGTTCAATGGCTCCTGCTCTAAAAGTATCACCTGCAACAAGTAGAACACGTTTATTTTGTTTTATGAAAAAATCCGCTATCTTAGCTAAAGTAGTTGTTTTACCAACTCCATTAACACCAACAAAGAGATAAACATTTGTAAAGTTAGGTTTAACTATTAAATCAGTATCAAAGAGTTTATCTTGGATGTAATAAACAATAATTTGGTCAATAATTAGCTCTTTAATGAGCTGAAAATCTGTAATTCTGTTTAGCTTGATCTGTTCAATAATAGCATCACAAATTTTGTTTGCAGCATGATAACCAACATCAAGCAAAACTAGCCCTTCAAATAGATTTTCTTTAAACTGTTCGTCAACATTAACATATCGTTTTGACAGTTCATTAATAGTTTTAGCGAAAGTTGTAGCAGATTTTTTCAAACCCTGATAGTAAGTTTTATTATTGGTTTGAAAAAGGCTTTGTTTTTCAACTTCTTCTTTAAGCTGTTTAGCAACTGATTTTTTTGGTTTTAGTTTGGCAATTAACTTGCTTAAAAAGCCCATTATTAGTTAATTAGAATCATTTTCAGATACATATTTTTCAGCATTTTCAAGTTCAACTGCAAAGGTTTTAGTTACACCTTTAGTTTGCATTGCAGCACCCAATAACATGTCACATTTCATCATTGTACCTTGACGATGGGTAATAATTAAAAATTGGGTGTTTTTGCTAGCAGTTTTAATGATGTTAGCAAAGCGCTCCACATTAGCAGGATCAAGTGCACTTTCCGCTTCATCTAAAATAACAAGTGGAAAAGCACTTACTTTCAAAATACTAAATAAAACAGAAAGTGCAACTAAAGTTTTTTCCCCGCCTGATAACAACATTAAGTTGGCAATATTTTTACCAGGAGGATTTGCAAAGACATCTATCCCTGAAACCAATACATTACTAGGATCAGTGTAACGAATTTGGCAAGAACCACCACCAAATAGATATTTGAAAGTTTTTGGCAACTCTTGATTTAATTTTTGGATCAGTTGATCAAACTCATTGCTAGCAATTTCATCAATTTCAGTAATAGCTTTTTGCAAATTTTCAACTGCTTGTTGAGCTGATTCATATTCAGCGTTAATATCATCAAAGCGCTTTTGCTTTTCACTTATCTCAGCAATTGATTCCATGTTAATTACCCCCATTTCATTCAATTGATTTTGTAGTTTAGCAATCTTGTTATGGGCTTGCATAGAAGAGAGTTTAACTGGTTTGTTGTGATTAGCAATAGCAAACTCCATTGTCATTTTGTAAACACTGTTAATCTTTTCAGTGATATTTTGGATTGTATTTTCAAACCTAATTTTTCCTTCCCGCGCTGAAACTAATTTAGCACGTTGTTCATCTAACAATGCCCTAAGATCAACTATCTTCTCTTCACTTTGTTTAATTGTTTTTGCTAGTTGTAACTTAAGTTCTTGATTAAGCTTTAACTTAGAGTTAATTTCATCACGTTTAGCTCAAGCACTATTTAATGAATGGATTAATTCAGCTTCACTAGCAACAGCTTTTTTACCATCAAAAGTTGTGTTAGTAAGTTGTTCATATTCCATTTTGAGCTCTAAAATAATTTTTTTAATTTGAACAATACGCTCTATAAACTTGGCTTGTAACAACTCTTCATACTTGAGTTTTCTGTTCATTTCATCTAGCTTTACTTCTAGTTCTGTAAGCTCCTTTTTTAACTCTCGTTCGTTGTTTTCTAGTTTGTTAATGTTCTGTTCATTATCAAGTGAAGCTGATGATAAATACCCATCACTAAGATTTGTTTTTTCAAATCCACCATTGATAATTCCCCCTGCATAAACTGTCTCACCATCTAAAGTAACGATCCTATATAACTTGTAAGTATAGTTAGAAAGGTTAATGGCACTATTTAAATCTTTAGCAATAATAACTTGTGCTAAAAGAGTATTTACAACTGGTTGAAACAATGGATCACACTTAACATGATCACTACAAACACCAAGAAAACCATCAAGCTGCTTTAAAATTTCCATGTGTTCGTTTGTGATTTTAGTATCACTAGCAACATCATCTAAAGGTAAAAAAGTTACTTTACCTATCTCATTTTTGACTAAAAAATCTATTGCTTGGATGGCAGCATTATTGTTGTTAACAACTAGGTAACCAATTGATTTTCCAAGTGCTTTTAAGATAGCTTTTTCATACTGCTTATCAAATTTAAGAAATGTTCCTAGTGTATTTAAAATTCCTGTTAAAGCATTAGCATTTTTAACTAAGATATTGGCATTGTTAGTTTTTTTAAGCTCATTAGTTTGGAGTTCAATAATTGTTTTTAAGGAACGTTGGTAAATTAAATCAGCAGTATTTTTTTCAATCTGTAACTTTATCTGATCAACAAGTGATTTTTGTTCGTTAATTAGTTTTTCAAGATCAGTGATGGTTGTTTTGGAATTTGATAGTTGGTTTTCAAAACCATCAAGCTGGGTTTGATCAACTAAAATTAGTTTTTTTAAAGCTGCAGCTTTTTGCTTTTCATCTTTTTGTGAAAAACCTTGTCTTAACTGCACATCAATAATGACTTTACGTTGTTCCAATTCATTGATCTTTTGGTAAATATCTTGTAACTCTTTTTGCAATTCATTAGATTGCATATCAGCACTATGAAAGCGACTATTAAAGATAACAATCTGTTCTTCTAACAACTCTAGTTGGGGTTCGTGTATTTTAAAGTCATGTTCACTACTGTTAATCTGAAAATTAAACTTATCAAGTTCAGTTTGTGCTTGGAGATATTCCCCAACCAAAACAGCAAGTTCCAACTCTTTCAATTCGTTTTTAACCCTAATGAATTGTTGTGCTTTTTCAGCTTGTAATGTAAGCTTTTTTAAATCTTTTTTCAGTTCATTTAAAACAACGCTAACTTGTTTTAAGTTAATTAAGGTTCGATTTAACTGGTTAACAACTTCTTCTTTACGCTTGGTATATCTACCAATTCCCGACGCATCTTCAAAGATCTTTCTGCGTTCTTCTGGCTTAGCTTCTACAAATCAAGAGACACTCCCTTGTGAAATAATTCCAAGTGAACCTTTTTCAAGACCAATATCAGCAAAAATACCGCTAATTTCTTTTAAAGTTGCTGGATTGGAGTTAATAAAATATTCACTCTGGCCACTCCCTCTATAAACCCTACGCATCACGCTTATCTCTTTTCTTGAATCATGTAATAAACGGTTGGAATTATCAAAGGTTAGCTCTATTTCAGCTAACTTACTAGCAGGTTTGTCTTTAGAGCCAAAAAAGATCATATCATCACCTGATTTACTACGGAGATGTTTCATACTTCTCTCCCCTAAAACCCACTTTAATGCATCAACAACATTGGATTTGCCCGATCCATTAGGACCAACAATACCAGTCATTGAATGGGTAAAATCAATTGTGATTTCATCAGCATATGATTTAAAACCATATGCGCGAAAACGTTTTAGAAAAACCATTTGTTCTAAAAAGCTTTAATTTGGATGTTGTTATTAGATTATACTAGTTGAAGTAAACTAAACTAGGCTAATTATTAGGTTACTAAAAAATAAGCTAATAACGCTTCATTTAAAAAAGCTTCTATGTTTTAATAGTAACTAGTTTATTTAATTTAAAAATTACATTAATTGCTTTTAGAAAAGCAATATCATTTAAAAGTTTTTATTTAATTGCTTGAGCGGCAGTGATAATTCCAACATTAAAAATGTCACTGACACTAGCTCCCCTTGAAAGATCATTCACTGGACTTGAAAGTCCAAGAACAATAGGACCAATTGCATCATACCCTCCAAGTCTTTGGGCGATTTTATAAGCAATGTTACCAGCATCTAAATTAGGAAAAACATAGATATTAGCACTATTTTTTCAAGTTAGTTGAGGTGCTTTTTGTAACCTAACCTTTTCAACAAAAGCAGCATCAAACTGGAGCTCACCACAAACACTTTGATGCAATTCAGGGTGTTTTTCTAAAAATAGTTTAGTTGCTAAAACAACTTTATCCACCATTTCACCCTTACCACTGCCAAGCGTTGAATAGCTTAAAAAAGCCATTTTTATCTCATCCTCATTTAAACTTTTGGCAAAATTGAAGGTGTTTTCAGCAATTGTTGCTAACTCTTGGGAGTTAGGATAAACAGCAAAAGCACAATCAGTGAAGTACAAACGTTCTTCACCTTTTTCCATGATGAAAACACTAGAAACAAAATTACCAGTTGCTAGTAACTGTAAAGCTGGTCTTAAAGTATCTTTTGTAGCATATTCTTTACCACAAACCTCACCATCAACAACCTTTAGAGCAACTAAGGTAGCAGCTAAAGAACTAGGATCACGTACAAACTTTTGTGCTTCTTTTAAATCCATCCCCTTATGCTTACGTTTTTCATAGACAAAGTTAGCATAGCTAGTTAAATCCATCTCATCAATCACATAATGAGTTATTTTTTTATCAAAATTTGCAGGGATTTCCTGACGATTATGAAAGATAACTGCAGGTTGGATCAGCTTAGATTCATTAAGCATTTCAACTGCTTTTAAAACACTTGCTGATCAACCTTCTGGAAAGATAATTACAGGTTTTTTACTAACAGCTTGTAATCGTTTTTTAAAAATATCAATAACACTCATTGTTTTATTAATTTGGTTTAAGAATTTTTTTGAATATCGCTAATACCTACTAACTCTTCCCCACCAATTAGTGCTAAAGAAGCACCACCACCAGTGGAGATAAAACTAAACTGATCAGATAGTTGCATTTGCTTAACTGCTGCAGCTGAATCCCCACCACCAATAACGCTAAAAGCAGTTTTATTTTTAGCAATAATCTCACCGATTTTTGAAGTTCCTTTAGCAAAGTTAGTAAATTCAAAAACTCCAAGGGGACCGTTTCAAAAGATAGTTTTGGCTGTTTTTAAATAACTTTCAAATAAAGCAATTGTTTTAGATCCAACATCTAGAGACATATAGGATTGATATTGTTCTTGAATTTTGTCACTAACATCTAAAGTAATGCCAGTTTGATCTTTAAATTCAGAACCCATTACCTGATCAATTGCCAGCACAATCTTATTATGAGTATCTTTATCCAAGATTTGCTTAGCAACATCAATTAACTCTTTTTCAACTAGGGAATTAGCAGTAGCTTTGCCTTTTGCTTTAAGAAAGGTATTTACCATCCCTCCGCCAATTAAGATATTATCAGCAAGTTTTAGTAAGTTTTCAACTACCTTTAGTTTATCTGATACTTTCGCACCACCCAAAACAACAACAAAGGGTTTTTGTGGGCTTTGAATTAGGTAAGAGAGGTTCTTTAGTTCTTTTTCCATTAAAAACCCAATACAGGATTTTGCAACATACTTTGCAATTCCTGCATTAGAAGCATGTTTTCTATGGGCAGTACCAAATGCATCATTAACAAAAATTTCCCCTAAACTAGCCCAGAATTTCGCTAGTTCAGGATCATTTTTACTTTCTAATTTAACAATTTCTCCTTTATCGTTTACATCACAATAGCGAGTGTTTTCAAGGAGAAGGATTTCACCGAATGCTAATGCTTGCACTTTTTGTTTAACTTCAGCACCAGTGTTTTTACAAGAAAATTGAACCTTTACAGTTGGTAAGAGTTGTTGGAGTAATTCAGCAACCGGCTTTAAAGATTTTTTGTTGTTTAGTTTATCTTCTAAACTCTTAATCCTTGAAAGGTGTGATAGTAGCACTATCTTGCAGTTCTTTTTAACTAAGAACTTAATAGTATCCAAACCAGCTAAAATTCTTTCACTATCACTAATAACCCCATTGATCATTGGGACATTAAAATCACTTCTTAAAACAACGGTTTTGTTTTGAAAATCAATTGCTTGGAGTGTTTTGAAATTAAGCATATTAGAGCTTAGCACAATAGCTAACTACTCTCACTAGTTGGTGTACATAGGAAGATTCATTATCATACCATGCATACACCTTATAAAGTTTCATGCCATCAACTTCAACAATATTGGTTAGTTTAGAATCGAAAATTGAACCATATTCAGAACTTACCACATCGCTAGATACAATAGGATCTTCACAATATTTAAAAGAAGCGGAAGCAAATCGCTTCATGGCTTGATTTACTTGTTCAACAGATGGACTTTTTTCAAGTACAACACTTAACTCTACAATAGAACCAGTTAACACTGGAACACGGAGTGACATCCCATTAAGTTTGCCATTTGCTTCTGGAACAACAAGCCCAATTGCTTTAGCTGCTCCTGTTGTTGTTGGCACAATGTTAACAGCTGCAGCACGAGCACGACGTAAGTCATTATGAGGAGCATCTTGTAAGCGTTGATCTGCAGTATATGCATGAACTGTTAGCATCGTTCCATAAACAATCCCAAAGTTCTTTTCAAGTACATGAACTAATGGTGCTAAACAGTTAGTAGTACAGCTAGCTGCTGAGATGATCTTATCATCGCTACTAATGGTTTTGTGATTAACATTGTAAACAACTGTCCTGATAGTTTTTTCTTTAGCGGGTGCGGAAATAATTACTCTTTTAGCACCTGCTTTTAAATGGAGAGAAGCACCCTCTTCACTTACAAACCTACCAGTTGATTCAATTACTACATCAATATCATGTTCATCCCAAGGTAAATTTTGGGGATCTTTTTCACTAAAAACATAAACCTTTTTTCTATCAATTTGCAAGATGTTTTGTTTAACAGTAATCTTTCTTTTCAATTCACCATGAGCTGAATCATATTTCAACAGGTGCGCTAAAACTTCAGGTTGGGTCAAATCATTAATTGCTACAACTTCAACATTTGCCTTACTGAGAAGAGAACGAAAAACAAGTCTTCCAATTCTTCCAAAACCATTGATTGCAACCTTAATGGTTCTATTCTTTGCTGCCATACTTTAATTTAATAATTAGATTTTAATACTTTAGCCTATTGCAATTAATTCTATCTGTCAAAAATACAGCAAATTATTGCTATTAATTGCTCTTAAAAAAATAAAGTTTTGCTTATCAAAATTGAAACTATAATTAGGATTTTCTCAGTAAACTAAATTCCAGTTATTAGCAATTAATAAAATACTAAATAAAAGTAAACCCACTAATAAAAATACCCCGTTTAATAAGTTGTATTTTAAAGGATAATGAGTTCTGTTAGTGTTATTTAAATCATAACCTTTAGCTTGTAGAGCAAACGCTGTTGTTTCTGTTTTTTTAACTGTTGAAAGTAATACGGGAATAAAAAGGGTTTTAATCTTGAAAGGATTTAAAAACGAACACTTGTTATAGATAAAACCTCTAGTAGCTTGAGCTTGTTTAATTCTTATAATTTCACTTTTAACAGTTGGGAGTAATTTAAATATAACTGCAAGCAAGATACTAATTGGTTGAACCTTAATATGAAATAACTTAAGAAACTTAAAAAACCTCTCAACTGCTCAAGCCAATTCATAGATAGAACTTGAAGTTGTCAGTAAAAAAGAAGCACTGAAAAGCATACTAATCCTTAATGCAATTACAAAGGATCGTAAAAATGAACGTAGATTAAAACTTCACCAGCTAACACCACCAAAATTATTACCACCTGAATAGATAAAACTTCCTAAAAAATTATGGTTCTGATCAACGCTTAAAGCAGTATTTGGTAAAAAGATAAAACCGTTAACAATTACATTAAACCACAAGAAAAATAACATCCAACTCAAAATAATTAATGCACTTTTAACCCTTTTCTCACTAATTACAACTAGGGTTAAAAAAACTAAGTTAATAATTACAAGACCATATAATCCTAGCGGTAGAAAAGCAACAACTAAACTAATTAGTCAAAACCACAATTTTAGAAGTGGGTCAATTTTGTTTAAAAAACTGGTTTTTTGCATGAAAATAAGTTTTTTAGTTCACTAATAAGATCATCAAGGTTTTTAATTTCTGCTTGGTTTTTAAAAGCTATTCCCTTTTCATTAAACATCTTAACTGCTTGGATAATTACTGGAGGGGTGATTCCATATTGCATCAACCAACTGGTGTTTGAAAAAAAATCATTAACAGTGGTTTGATGAATTATCTTTCCCTGGTGGAGATGGATGATTTTATCAGCAGTTTCAAAGATAAAATCAACATCATGGCTAACAATAACAATCCTTGTTGTTTGTTTCATTGCTACTAGCATTTTGCTTAAGTTGCTAATCGCCATTTGATCTAACCCAACAGTAGGTTCATCAAGGATTAAAAACTTAACTTGCATTGCTAACACACTAGCTAATGCCAAACGCTTCTTCTGTCCATCGCTTAATTCAATGGGATTTTTTATTAACGGGATGTTTTCCAATCCACATAGATCAAGGTATTTTTTGGCATAATTAACATCTTTTTTATGACAAAGTTTAAGGTTCACTGCTCCTGTTAAAACTTCTTCTAAAATAGAATCACAAAAAAACTGATCTTCTGCTTTTTGCAAAATATAACCAATTTTTTGCTTAAAGTTTTTTGTTATCTTTTGTTGGTATTGGTTTGCAAAATAACAATAATTAGCACAATTTATATAGCCAAAACTAGGTTTTTCAAATAAACCTAACTGTTTTATTAGTGTAGTTTTACCACTACCACTTTCACCAAAAATAACTGTAATTTTATTAGGTTCTATTACCCCTGAACAACATTTAATGATCTGACCATCATTATGCTTATTGACAAAGACACTAATATTGTTAAAAAACAATGGATCTTGTTCAATGTTCAGTAATTTGCTATTAAAAAATGGAATGCTTTTTTTACTGTTTAAAAAGTAAAAAGGATTAATGATTTTATCAACCTTTTTATAAAAAGAAAACAGTTTTTTTGAATCTAATTTTGCTAGTTTAAGATTCGCTTTTTGAGCTTGAAGATGGTATTTTTGTTCAATTAAATCTAGTTTTATTTGAGGTGTTTGCATATCCAGTTAACTACATCATTCAATTCAAAACTTAAACTTGGTGTTTTTTTGTTTATTTGTTTAGCCACCTTATGGGCCAATAAAAGTGGAAAAGGGAGATTAAAGTGGTGGTTATGAAACAAATCAAGCTGCTCATATATCGCTTCAGGAGCAAACTTTTTAATTAGCGATCCTTTACTTAAAAAGATAATCTCATCTGCTAGAAACAGATCATTAAAATCATGGGTAATATTGATAACTATTTTGTTTTGTTTTTTGATGGTATCAAACACAAATTTTTTAAGTTTATTGCTGATCTTATTATCAAGCATACTAAATGCCTCATCAAGCAGATAAATTTGTGGTTTGACAGCCAATAAACAAGCAAAAACAGCACGTTGTTTTTCACCAAATGAAAGTTTTTTAAGTGGTGTAAATTGTTTATCTTTCAATTCAACAACAGTTAAAACTTCATTAATAATCTTATCCATTTCACTAGCTAAAACTCCATGGTTTTCCAAAGTAAAAATCAATTCCTGGTGGAGTGTATCAGCAAGTAATTGCACATCAGGGTCTTGTAATAAGATTCCAATCTTATTAAAACCAACAGAAGTCAACTCCTTATCATTGAAAAAGATAGTTCCTTTTTTAGCTTTTAGAAATCCGCCAAGGAGTTTAACTAGGGTTGATTTACCTGAACCGTTATGACCTATTACTGCTAAATGACACCCATCTTGAACATTAAAACTAATCTGATTTAACACATTGTTTTGGTGTTTTGGGTATTTAAAACTGAGGTTTTTAACTTGTAGCAAACTAAGCTTATTTATAAATTTTAAAAATAAGTCAGAGCTAAAAATCTGTTTTTTGGTAGATAAAAAACAAAAAAGCAGCTGTTGTGCTGCTCTTTTTTATTTGGAATATGTTCTATATGAACAGGTTATTTTGCTTGTGGACCTTGTTCACCAGTTGGGTTATATTTTTTTGCCATCTCTTCTCTTCACTTCTTAAAGTTTTCAATTTCCACTTTGAGTTTGGCATAGTCATTAGCTTTAATAGCAGCATCAATGTTACCTGTTAGCTTTTCTAACTTCTCTTTTTCTTCTTTAGGGAAATTCTTAGCATCAGGACTTGCTAATATCTCTTTGATGGTATTAACAATACCTTCCCCTTCATTACGTAATTCAATACGTTCACGGATGATGTTATCCCGTTCCTTGTTAGCTTCAGCATCACGGATCATCTTTTGGATCTCCTCCTCAGAAAGATTACCGTTGTCACTAATGGTAATACTGTTTTCCTTTTGCGTGGTTAAATCCTTAGCTTTAACATTTAAGATCCCATTGGCATCCAAACTAAAGGTAATCTCAATTTGGGGTTTACCTTTAGGTGCTGGTTGAATACCACCTAAGTTAAATCTTCCTAATGACTTATTATCTCTAGACATTGGTCTTTCCCCTTGACATACAACCACATCAACTGATTCTTGGTTATCTTGAGCAGTTGAAAAGATTTGACTTTTACTTACTGGGATAGTTGTATTTCTCTTAATTAAAGGAGTAGCCACACCACCTAAAGTTTCAATAGAAAGGGTTAATGGAGTTACATCTAAAAGTAAAACATCCTTAACATCACCACGTAAAACCCCACCTTGAATAGCAGCGCCAATAGCAACAACTTCATCAGGATTAATAGAACGGTTTGGTTTTTTACCTGGTACCATTGATTCAACTAGCTTTTGAACTGCAGGCATCCTTGTAGAACCACCAACTAAAAGAATTTCATTAATCTCTTCAGGTTTAATCTTAGCTTCCTTGATAACATCTGAAATAGGGTTTCTTGTTCTTTCAAGTAGTGGTTTTGTTAACTCCTCAAACTTAGCACGGGTTAGTTTTAACTCAACGTTAACAGGACCTTTTTGGGTAACAGTTAAAAATGGTAGAGAAATAATCGTTTCAAGTTGAGCGGAAAGTTCAATCTTAGCACGTTCAGCTGCTTCTTTAAGCCGTTGCATTGCCATCTTATCTTTTGATAAGTTTAAACCCTGGTGTTCTTTGGCAATGTAGGCTGAGATATATTCAATGATCTTGTTATCCCAATCATCACCTCCCAAACGGTTGTCCCCAGCAGTTGCAAGTACTTCAAAAGTACCTTCTGCAATGTCAAGTAAAGATACATCAAAAGTTCCACCACCCAAGTCATAAACCAAGACTTTCATCTCTCTTGATGCTTTATCAATCCCATAAGCTAAAGCAGCAGCAGTTGGTTCGTTAATGATCCTTTCAACATTTAAACCAGCAATCTTACCTGCGGTTTTAGTAGCGTTTCTTTCCGCAT encodes the following:
- a CDS encoding energy-coupling factor transporter transmembrane component T family protein, with the translated sequence MQKTSFLNKIDPLLKLWFWLISLVVAFLPLGLYGLVIINLVFLTLVVISEKRVKSALIILSWMLFFLWFNVIVNGFIFLPNTALSVDQNHNFLGSFIYSGGNNFGGVSWWSFNLRSFLRSFVIALRISMLFSASFLLTTSSSIYELAWAVERFFKFLKLFHIKVQPISILLAVIFKLLPTVKSEIIRIKQAQATRGFIYNKCSFLNPFKIKTLFIPVLLSTVKKTETTAFALQAKGYDLNNTNRTHYPLKYNLLNGVFLLVGLLLFSILLIANNWNLVYWENPNYSFNFDKQNFIFLRAINSNNLLYFWQIELIAIG
- a CDS encoding chromosome segregation protein SMC gives rise to the protein MVFLKRFRAYGFKSYADEITIDFTHSMTGIVGPNGSGKSNVVDALKWVLGERSMKHLRSKSGDDMIFFGSKDKPASKLAEIELTFDNSNRLLHDSRKEISVMRRVYRGSGQSEYFINSNPATLKEISGIFADIGLEKGSLGIISQGSVSWFVEAKPEERRKIFEDASGIGRYTKRKEEVVNQLNRTLINLKQVSVVLNELKKDLKKLTLQAEKAQQFIRVKNELKELELAVLVGEYLQAQTELDKFNFQINSSEHDFKIHEPQLELLEEQIVIFNSRFHSADMQSNELQKELQDIYQKINELEQRKVIIDVQLRQGFSQKDEKQKAAALKKLILVDQTQLDGFENQLSNSKTTITDLEKLINEQKSLVDQIKLQIEKNTADLIYQRSLKTIIELQTNELKKTNNANILVKNANALTGILNTLGTFLKFDKQYEKAILKALGKSIGYLVVNNNNAAIQAIDFLVKNEIGKVTFLPLDDVASDTKITNEHMEILKQLDGFLGVCSDHVKCDPLFQPVVNTLLAQVIIAKDLNSAINLSNYTYKLYRIVTLDGETVYAGGIINGGFEKTNLSDGYLSSASLDNEQNINKLENNERELKKELTELEVKLDEMNRKLKYEELLQAKFIERIVQIKKIILELKMEYEQLTNTTFDGKKAVASEAELIHSLNSAWAKRDEINSKLKLNQELKLQLAKTIKQSEEKIVDLRALLDEQRAKLVSAREGKIRFENTIQNITEKINSVYKMTMEFAIANHNKPVKLSSMQAHNKIAKLQNQLNEMGVINMESIAEISEKQKRFDDINAEYESAQQAVENLQKAITEIDEIASNEFDQLIQKLNQELPKTFKYLFGGGSCQIRYTDPSNVLVSGIDVFANPPGKNIANLMLLSGGEKTLVALSVLFSILKVSAFPLVILDEAESALDPANVERFANIIKTASKNTQFLIITHRQGTMMKCDMLLGAAMQTKGVTKTFAVELENAEKYVSENDSN
- the dnaK gene encoding molecular chaperone DnaK, which produces MSADNGLIIGIDLGTTNSCVSVMEGGRPVVLENPEGKRTTPSIVSYKNNEIIVGDAAKRQMVTNPNTIVSIKRLMGTSNKVKVQNADGTTKELSPEQVSAQILSYLKDFAEKKIGKKISRAVITVPAYFNDAERNATKTAGKIAGLNVERIINEPTAAALAYGIDKASREMKVLVYDLGGGTFDVSLLDIAEGTFEVLATAGDNRLGGDDWDNKIIEYISAYIAKEHQGLNLSKDKMAMQRLKEAAERAKIELSAQLETIISLPFLTVTQKGPVNVELKLTRAKFEELTKPLLERTRNPISDVIKEAKIKPEEINEILLVGGSTRMPAVQKLVESMVPGKKPNRSINPDEVVAIGAAIQGGVLRGDVKDVLLLDVTPLTLSIETLGGVATPLIKRNTTIPVSKSQIFSTAQDNQESVDVVVCQGERPMSRDNKSLGRFNLGGIQPAPKGKPQIEITFSLDANGILNVKAKDLTTQKENSITISDNGNLSEEEIQKMIRDAEANKERDNIIRERIELRNEGEGIVNTIKEILASPDAKNFPKEEKEKLEKLTGNIDAAIKANDYAKLKVEIENFKKWREEMAKKYNPTGEQGPQAK
- a CDS encoding energy-coupling factor ABC transporter ATP-binding protein, yielding MLQVKNLSFKYPKHQNNVLNQISFNVQDGCHLAVIGHNGSGKSTLVKLLGGFLKAKKGTIFFNDKELTSVGFNKIGILLQDPDVQLLADTLHQELIFTLENHGVLASEMDKIINEVLTVVELKDKQFTPLKKLSFGEKQRAVFACLLAVKPQIYLLDEAFSMLDNKISNKLKKFVFDTIKKQNKIVINITHDFNDLFLADEIIFLSKGSLIKKFAPEAIYEQLDLFHNHHFNLPFPLLLAHKVAKQINKKTPSLSFELNDVVNWICKHLK
- the pta gene encoding phosphate acetyltransferase; amino-acid sequence: MSVIDIFKKRLQAVSKKPVIIFPEGWSASVLKAVEMLNESKLIQPAVIFHNRQEIPANFDKKITHYVIDEMDLTSYANFVYEKRKHKGMDLKEAQKFVRDPSSLAATLVALKVVDGEVCGKEYATKDTLRPALQLLATGNFVSSVFIMEKGEERLYFTDCAFAVYPNSQELATIAENTFNFAKSLNEDEIKMAFLSYSTLGSGKGEMVDKVVLATKLFLEKHPELHQSVCGELQFDAAFVEKVRLQKAPQLTWKNSANIYVFPNLDAGNIAYKIAQRLGGYDAIGPIVLGLSSPVNDLSRGASVSDIFNVGIITAAQAIK
- the ftsY gene encoding signal recognition particle-docking protein FtsY, whose protein sequence is MGFLSKLIAKLKPKKSVAKQLKEEVEKQSLFQTNNKTYYQGLKKSATTFAKTINELSKRYVNVDEQFKENLFEGLVLLDVGYHAANKICDAIIEQIKLNRITDFQLIKELIIDQIIVYYIQDKLFDTDLIVKPNFTNVYLFVGVNGVGKTTTLAKIADFFIKQNKRVLLVAGDTFRAGAIEQLNQWAKLLNCDIVLPNPKEQTPAVIFRGVKKGIDDKYDFVLCDTSGRLQNKLNLMNELQKIYQIIQKVSGSEPSETLLVLDGTVGQTGLSQAKVFNEFSKLTGIVLTKMDGSAKGGIILAIKDMFNLPVKLIGFGEKTSDLAIFDLEKYVLGLLNNLNLDNKEN
- a CDS encoding phosphoglycerate kinase, with product MLNFKTLQAIDFQNKTVVLRSDFNVPMINGVISDSERILAGLDTIKFLVKKNCKIVLLSHLSRIKSLEDKLNNKKSLKPVAELLQQLLPTVKVQFSCKNTGAEVKQKVQALAFGEILLLENTRYCDVNDKGEIVKLESKNDPELAKFWASLGEIFVNDAFGTAHRKHASNAGIAKYVAKSCIGFLMEKELKNLSYLIQSPQKPFVVVLGGAKVSDKLKVVENLLKLADNILIGGGMVNTFLKAKGKATANSLVEKELIDVAKQILDKDTHNKIVLAIDQVMGSEFKDQTGITLDVSDKIQEQYQSYMSLDVGSKTIALFESYLKTAKTIFWNGPLGVFEFTNFAKGTSKIGEIIAKNKTAFSVIGGGDSAAAVKQMQLSDQFSFISTGGGASLALIGGEELVGISDIQKNS
- a CDS encoding ABC transporter ATP-binding protein, with product MQTPQIKLDLIEQKYHLQAQKANLKLAKLDSKKLFSFYKKVDKIINPFYFLNSKKSIPFFNSKLLNIEQDPLFFNNISVFVNKHNDGQIIKCCSGVIEPNKITVIFGESGSGKTTLIKQLGLFEKPSFGYINCANYCYFANQYQQKITKNFKQKIGYILQKAEDQFFCDSILEEVLTGAVNLKLCHKKDVNYAKKYLDLCGLENIPLIKNPIELSDGQKKRLALASVLAMQVKFLILDEPTVGLDQMAISNLSKMLVAMKQTTRIVIVSHDVDFIFETADKIIHLHQGKIIHQTTVNDFFSNTSWLMQYGITPPVIIQAVKMFNEKGIAFKNQAEIKNLDDLISELKNLFSCKKPVF
- the gap gene encoding type I glyceraldehyde-3-phosphate dehydrogenase, with the protein product MAAKNRTIKVAINGFGRIGRLVFRSLLSKANVEVVAINDLTQPEVLAHLLKYDSAHGELKRKITVKQNILQIDRKKVYVFSEKDPQNLPWDEHDIDVVIESTGRFVSEEGASLHLKAGAKRVIISAPAKEKTIRTVVYNVNHKTISSDDKIISAASCTTNCLAPLVHVLEKNFGIVYGTMLTVHAYTADQRLQDAPHNDLRRARAAAVNIVPTTTGAAKAIGLVVPEANGKLNGMSLRVPVLTGSIVELSVVLEKSPSVEQVNQAMKRFASASFKYCEDPIVSSDVVSSEYGSIFDSKLTNIVEVDGMKLYKVYAWYDNESSYVHQLVRVVSYCAKL